A single region of the Streptomyces sp. AM 4-1-1 genome encodes:
- a CDS encoding cytochrome c oxidase subunit 4 has protein sequence MKLQGKMFLWLSVFLLAVAVTYGVWSKEPVGTTALTLAFGLSVMIGFYLAFTARRIDVMAQDNKEADVADEAGEVGFFSPHSWQPLSLALGGAFAFMGVAFGWWLLYFSAPLLLIGLFGWVFEYYRGENRTQ, from the coding sequence GTGAAGCTCCAGGGAAAGATGTTCCTCTGGCTGAGCGTCTTCCTGCTCGCCGTCGCCGTCACCTACGGCGTCTGGTCGAAGGAGCCGGTCGGCACCACCGCCCTCACCCTCGCCTTCGGCCTGAGTGTCATGATCGGCTTCTACCTGGCCTTCACGGCCCGGCGGATCGACGTCATGGCCCAGGACAACAAGGAGGCCGACGTCGCGGACGAGGCCGGCGAGGTGGGGTTCTTCTCCCCGCACAGCTGGCAGCCGCTCTCACTGGCCCTCGGTGGCGCCTTCGCCTTCATGGGCGTGGCCTTCGGCTGGTGGCTGCTGTACTTCTCGGCCCCGCTCCTGCTGATCGGGCTGTTCGGCTGGGTCTTCGAGTACTACCGCGGTGAGAACCGCACCCAGTGA